The Triticum dicoccoides isolate Atlit2015 ecotype Zavitan chromosome 6A, WEW_v2.0, whole genome shotgun sequence genome has a window encoding:
- the LOC119314509 gene encoding uncharacterized protein LOC119314509, with amino-acid sequence MAAAAREGEFSERELEVAAILADLPSIVRACNRRRRQQEKQQQQARPEIPSWGRRRPRRAVAAAPAEKPAAAGDDGRSEGVASPDTPLAFPEDDEHAEAAAAAATEDAAKACAQDKWAQEQRGVVASLSHENARLLKQIEDFRARLHTSRSTNDSLKQIHQSKHKKRHRPEEEEEGQRRWKLQPRAADRPALDLNEPAEADAEEGRPPQTAALAAAPWVHRGHHHQDQQQQLMQMQHKAARRRRQEIRRAKAAAGRARRQG; translated from the exons ATGGCGGCCGCGGCGCGGGAGGGGGAGTTCAGCGAGCGCGAGCTCGAGGTGGCCGCCATTCTCGCGGACCTGCCGTCCATCGTGCGGGCctgcaaccgccgccgccgccagcaggagaagcagcagcagcaggcgcGGCCGGAGATCCCCTCGTGGGGCCGGCGCCGGCCGCGGAGGGCCGTTGCGGCGGCGCCGGCCGAGAAGCCCGCGGCGGCCGGTGATGACGGCAGGAGCGAGGGCGTCGCCAGCCCGGACACCCCGCTCGCCTTCCCCGAGGACGACGAGCACGCCGAGGCCGCCGCCGCGGCGGCCACGGAGGACGCGGCCAAGGCCTGCGCGCAGGACAAG TGGgcgcaggagcagcgcggcgtggtcGCGAGCTTGTCCCACGAGAACGCCCGTCTCCTGAAG CAAATCGAGGACTTCAGGGCCCGGCTGCACACCTCGCGGAGCACCAACGACAGCCTCAAGCAGATTCACCAGAGCAAG CACAAGAAGCGGcaccggccggaggaggaggaggaggggcagcgGAGATGGAAGCTTCAGCCGCGCGCCGCCGACCGGCCGGCGCTGGACCTCAACGAGCCGGCGGAGGCCGACGCCGAGGAGGGCAGGCCGCCGCAGACCGCCGCTCTGGCGGCGGCGCCGTGGGTCCACCGAGGGCACCACCACCAGGACCAGCAGCAGCAGCTGATGCAGATGCAGCacaaggcggcgcggcggcggcggcaggagatCCGGCGGGCCAAGGCCGCGGCGGGCAGGGCGCGGCGGCAAGGATAA